GCAGGGGCAGGCCTCGGCGCGCAAGAGCGGCACCCCCGGCGCGCCGGCCGGGATCGCGCCGCAGCCGTTCCAGCCGGTGCAGGCCGCCGCCGGCGCCGGCGGCACGCCCGGCGTCACCACCGCGGCGCTCTTCTCCGGCGAGGTGAAGGTCACCGCCGACAAGGTGGCGAACGCGCTCATCGTGCTCGCCAGCGGCTCCGACTTCGCCACCATCCAGCGGCTGGTGGACAAGCTCGACCGGCCGCGCCGGCAGGTCTTCGTGGAGGCGGTCATCCTCGAGGTGAACCTGCAGGACGAGAAGCAGTTCGGCGTCTCCGCCCACACCGCCATCCCCTACAAGACCTCCGACGGCACCGGCTACATCCCGCTCGGCTCGGAGACGGGCCGCATCAACTCCTTCAGCCCCACCAGCATCGTGCAGCTGGGCGGCTTCCTCACCGGCCTGGTCGGCCCGACCTCGGCCGAGCTCTCCTCGGTGCTGCCGGGCGTCCCCAGCCTGTCGGTGCTGGTGCAGGCGCTCCAGACCAACTCGGACGTGAACGTCATCTCGACGCCGCACATCCTCGCCTCCGACAACGAGGACGCCGAGATCACGGTCGGCCAGAACGTCCCGTTCCAGGCCGGGTACTCGGCGCTGAGCAGCCTCGGCAGCGCCGCCACCAGCAGCGGCACCAACACCAGCAACGTGAGCGGGCTCCTCGGGCTCGGCGGCATCAGCTCGCTCGTCGCGCCCATCCAGCGCCAGAACGTGGAGCTCCGGCTGCGCATCAAGCCGCAGATCACCGAGGGCGACAACGTCCGGCTCCAGATCGACGAGCAGACGGAGGAGATCGCGAGCAAGGATCCGCAGCTCGGGCCGACCACCGCCAAGCGCACCGTGAAGACGAACATCTCGGTGAAGGATCAGAGCACCATCGTCATCGGCGGCCTGATCCAGGACCGCACCATCCAGTCGGTGCACAAGACGCCGCTCCTGGGCGACATCCCGGTGCTCGGCTGGCTCTTCCGCGACAACGTCACCACCAAGACGAAGACGAACCTGCTGCTCTTCCTCACCCCGTACATCATCCGCGACCAGTCGGACTACCGGCGCATCTACGAGCGCAAGCGCCGCGAGCAGCAGGAGTTCCTGCAGGCGTTCTACGGCGAGCCGTCGAAGTACGAGCCCACGGTCGAGTACGACCGCAAGACGGGCCCCTACACGAAGCTCCGCAAGGACGTGGAGCTGGAGGGCCTGCGGCTCGAGAACGGCGGCCCCGGCGCGCCGGGCGAGAGCGCCATCACGCCCGGCGGGCGGGGGGGACCCCTCGCGCCGGCGTCGCCCGCGCCAGCGTCGCCTGCGCCCGGCGCCACGCCGCCCCCGCCCGCCGCGCCTCCCGCGCCGGCGCCGGGGGCCGCGCCGCCCGCCGAGGGTCCGGGGGCGGCTCCGGCGCCCGCTCCCGCGCCCGAGGCGAGCCCGTCCGAGCCGGCGCCGCAGGCGCCCTCGCCGTGAATGCGGCGCGGCCGCCGCGTGTTCTCTCGGGTTCACCATGACCGACCTCACCGCCGATCCCTTCACCTTCTCGACGCCGCTCGCGCCCGCGGCCGCGCCGGGCCTCGAGGGCCGCCCCCTGGGCGAGATCCTCGTCCAGCAGGCGCGCCTCGCGCCGGAGCGGCTCGAGGAGGCGCTCGCCGCCCAGCGCGGGGAGCACGCGGGCCAGCGCCTGGGGGAGATCCTGGTGCGCATGCGGGCGGTCTCCGAGGAGGACGTGCTGCGGGCGCTGGCCGCGCAGCTCGAGCTCCCGTTCCTGGAGCGCGTCGACGCCGAGGCACCGGCGGCGGAGCTGGCCAAGAAGATCCCCATCAACTTCGCCAAGACGGCGCGGGTGCTGCCGCTCGGGCCGGCAGCCGGCGGCGCGACGCGGGTGGCGGTGGCCGATCCGCTCGACACCGCCGCGCTCGACCAGCTCTCGATCCTGCTCGGCACCGCGCTCGAGCCCGAGCTGGCCACCTCGCAGGCGGTGCTCGACGCCATCAACTCCGTGTACGACCGCGCCGCGGACGAGCACGACAAGATCATGGAGGGCCTCGAGACCGAGGACCTGGAGTCGGTCGCCCACGAGCTGGAGGAGCCGACCGACCTCCTCGAGGCGGACGACGAGGCGCCCATCATCCGGCTCGTGAACTCGCTCCTCTTCCGGGCGGTGAAGGAGCGCGCGAGCGACATCCACATCAACCCCGAGGAGCGCGACCTCTCGGTCCGCTACCGCATCGACGGCGAGCTGCGCGAGGTGATCCGGCCGCCGAAGCGCATCCAGGCGGCGCTCGGCTCCCGCATCAAGATCATGGGCGGGCTCAACATCGCCGAGAAGCGGCTCCCGCAGGACGGCCGCATCCGCATCAAGATCGCGGGCAAGGACGTCGACATCCGCCTCTCCACCGTGCCCACCGCGCACGGGGAGCGGATCGTGATGCGGCTCCTCGACAAGTCGAACGTCCTCCTCGACCTCGAGCAGATCGGCTTCGAGCCGTGGCAGCTCGAGATCATGGACACGCTCATCACCCGCTCGCACGGGATCGTGCTCGTCACCGGGCCGACCGGCTCCGGCAAGACCACCACGCTCTACGCCGGCCTCTCCAAGATCAACTCGCCCAACCTCAACATCCTCACCATCGAGGACCCGGTCGAGATCCAGCTCCAGGGCGTGGGGCAGGTGCAGGTGAACCCCAAGATCGACCTCACCTTCGCCTCCGGGCTGCGCTCGTTCCTGCGCCAGGACCCGGACGTCATCCTGGTGGGCGAGATCCGCGACCTGGAGACGGCCGAGATCGCGATCCAGGCCTCGCTCACCGGCCACCTCGTGTTCTCCACGCTCCACACCAACGACGCCGCCGGCGCCATGACCCGGCTCGCCGACATGGGCGTGCAGCCGTTCCTGGTCGCCTCGTCGCTGGTGGGGGTGCTGGCGCAGCGGCTCGTGCGCGTCCTCTGCCCCGACTGCAAGAAGGCCTACGCGCCGACGCAGGAGGAGCTGGACCAGGCCAGCATCACGCCCGCCATCCTCGCCAAGGCCGGCAGCCCCGAGGTGCTCTACAAGGCGCAGGGCTGCCCGGCCTGCCAGCACACCGGGTACCAGGGCCGCACCGGCATCTACGAGCTCATGCTCGTCGACGACGACGTCCGGCAGCTCATCCTCAAGAACGTGGACTCCGGCACCATCAAGAAGGCGGCGGTCGAGCGCGGCATGATGACCCTGCTCGAGCACGGCGCCTACAAGGTGGCGCGCGGGATCACCACCGCGGCCGAGGTGCTGTCGGTGACGGCCGAGGACATCCACTAGTGCCCGTCTTCGAGTACAAGGCGCTCGACGCGCGCGGGAAGAGCATCGAGGGGCTCAAGGAGGCCGACTCGCCGAAGACCCTGCGCCAGGTGCTCCGGCGCGAGAACGTCTTCCTCACCGAGGTGCTCGGCCAGAAGGAGGCGGCGGCGGCCGCCAAGCGCGACGTCTCGATGCGGCGCTGGGTCGGCGGGCGCATCAACGCCGGCGACGTCGCCATCACCACCCGCCAGCTGGCGGTGCTGGTCGGGGCGGGCGTGCCGCTGGTCGAGGCGCTCGGGGCGCTCGTCGACCAGGTGGATCACGAGCGGATGAAGCGCGTCGTCTCCGACGTCCGCCAGCGGGTCAACGAGGGCAGCCCGCTCGCCGACGCCATGGCGGCGCAGGGCAAGGTGTTCTCGAACCTCTACGTGAACATGATCCGGGCCGGCGAGTCCTCGGGCGCGCTGGAGCTGGTGCTGGTCCGGCTGGCCGACTTCACCGAGTCGCAGGCGCGGCTCCGCTCGAAGATCGTCGGCACGCTCACCTACCCGGCCGCGATGCTCGGCATCGCCACCGTGATCATGGGCATCCTGTTCACGGTGGTGATCCCGAAGATCACCAAGATCTTCGACGACAGCAAGGTGACCCTGCCCTGGACCACCAAGGCGCTCATCGGCTTCTCGACCACCGTCCACGACTACTGGTGGCTCTTCTTCCTGCTCGCCGCCGGCGCGGTGGCGCTCTTCCTGCGCTGGCGCGAGACGCCGGCGGGCCGCGCCGTCTGGGATCGGAGGGTGCTCACCTTCCCCATCTTCGGCAGCCTCATCCGCCAGATCGCCATCGCCCGCTTCAGCCGCACGCTCGCCACGCTGCTCAAGAGCGGCGTCCCGCTCCTCACCTCGCTCGACATCGTGCGGAACATCGTCGGCAACGTGCGCCTGGCGCAGGTCATCGACGAGTCGCGCGAGGCCATCAAGGAGGGCGAGAGCATCGCCGCGCCGCTCAAGCGCTCCGGCGAGTTCCCGCCGCTCGTCTACCACATGGTCGCCATCGGGGAGCGCTCCGGTCAGCTCGAGGAGATGCTCACCAACGTGGCGAACGCCTACGACGCGCAGGTGGAGACCAAGGTCGGCGCCCTGACCGCGCTGCTCGAGCCGTTCATGATCGTCGGGATGGGCGTGGCGGTCGCGTTCATCGTCTTCTCGATCCTGATGCCCATCCTGCAGATCAACACCCTCGCCGGAGGAAGCTAGATGCGCTCTCGGAAGCTCGCGTCCAAGGCCGCGCAGCGCGGCATGACGCTCATCGAAATCATGGTGGTCATCACCATCCTCGGCCTCATCGCGGCCGCGGTGGCGGTGAACGTGGTCGGCCAGCTCTCCGACGCGAAGATCAAGCAGGCCAAGACCGACCTCCACACGCTCGAGAATTGCCTCGACCTCTACAAGGTGGACAAGGGCCGCTACCCCACGAGCGAGGAGGGTCTCCAGGCCGTGGTCGCCGCCGGCAAGTGCAAGGCCGGGCTCAAGGACCCCTGGCAGCACGACTACGTCTACTTCTACCCGGGCCAGGTCCACGCCGACGGCTTCGACATCAAGAGCTACGGGGCGGACGGCCAGCCCGGCGGCGAGGGCGAGAACGCCGACATCGTCAATCCGTGAGGTGGGATGAGGACGCGCCGCCGCCAGCAGGAGGGGTTCACCCTCATCGAATTGATGATCGTGATCGCCGTGGTGGGCGTGCTCTCCGCGGCGGCGGTGCCGTCCATCCGCGCCGTGACGGGCGCGAGCGCCCGCGGCGCGGCGGGTGAGCTCGCCGGCGCGGCGCGCTACCTCTTCGACACGGCCGCCCTCAGGCACCAGACCTGCCGGCTCGCGCTCGACCTCGACCACGCGAGCTGGTGGCCGGAGTGCGCCCCCGGCCGCGCCGCCGTCCCCAGGGCGGGCGATCGCGCGCCGCCGCCCGAGGACACGGCGGCGCTCGACGACCGCTTCCCGGACGAGCGCGACGCGGAGAAGCGCAAGCTGCTCGCCCGCTCCAGGTTCGGCGAGTTCAAGGACCGGCTCTCGAAGAAGCGCTCCCTGCCGGGCAGCGCCGGCTTCGCCGAGGTGTGGTCGGCGCACCAGCGCGACCCCGTCTCGAAGGGCATGGCCTACGTCTACTTCTACCCGAGCGGCCGCGCCGAGCCCTCGCGCATCGCCATCGCCGACGGGGACAACGTCTACTCGGTGGTGACCGAGGCGTTCACCGGGCGCGCCCGCGTCGTGACGGGCAAGCCGGAGCTGCCGCGGTCGTGAGGCGCCGCGGCTTCACGCTGCTCGAGGTCATGGTGGCCCTGGCGCTGCTCGCGGCGGCGCTGGTGGCGGTGGCCGACCTGTGTGGCAACGCGCTCCGCAACCACGCCTACGCCCGCGACCTCAGCGCGGCCACGCTGCTCGCCCGCGGCAAGCTGGCGGAGCTCGAGCAGAAGTACGAGGACCAGGGCTTCAAGGACTTCAACGAGGACGAGGAGGGCGACTTCTCCGACGCCGGCCGGCCCGACATGCGCTGGAAGCTCGAGCTCGTGAAGCCCGCCTCCGACCTCTCCGCCGAGCAGCTCATGGCGATGCTGGCCGGGACCTCCGACGTCGACCAGCTCATGGCGCGGGTCATGGGCGGGCTCGGCGGCGCGGCCGGGGCCGGTTCCAGCGGCTCCAGCGGCGCGAGCGGCCCGACCGGCGCGACGTCGGCGACCCCGCTCGCGGGCGTGGTGACGAACCTCCTCAAGACGCAGCTCACCGCCTTCGGCGAGATCGTGAAGAAGTCCCTGCGCGAGATGCGCTTCACCATCTCCTGGCGGGACGGGGCGGTGCCGCGCGGCTTCACCGTCACGACCCACCTGCTCGTCCTCAACCCGCGCGCGCCCAACAACGCCCGCGGCGACAACCCCGAGGTGCCGCCCAACCTGGGCAGCGCCGCCGCGGCGACGCCGGGCGCCATCCCCCCCCGGACCGGCGCCGGGGCCACCACCGGAGCCACGACGGGGGTGACGCGGTGAGCCGCCGCGGCTTCACGCTCATCGAGGTCATGATCGCGGTGGCCATCACCGCCGTCATCGGCGTGATGATCATGGGCGCCTTCCAGCGCACCTACGCCACGAAGGAGCTGACCGAGGCGCAGGAGGAGCGCTTCGGGTCGGCGCGGGTGACCCTGACCCGGCTCGCGCGCGAGCTCTCCGAGGCCTTCCTCTCCGACCACTACGACCTCACGCGCTTCCCGCGCGAGCGGCCCACGCTCTTCCGCGGCAAGGACGGCGGGGCGCAGGACGACCTGCTCTTCGCGACCATGAGCCACGAGCGCCTCTCGCGCGACGTGAAGGAGTCGGACCAGGCGGTGGTCGAGTACACGGTCGAGCCCGACCCCGATCGCCAGGGCGAGAGCGCGCTCTTCCGGCGCGAGAAGGCGCGGCTGGACGAGGAGCCCGACCGCGGCGGCGAGAAGGCCGTGGTCTGCGAGCACGTCTCGACCTTCGACGTGCAGTACTGGGACTGGAAGAAGCAGGAGTGGGCCCGCGAGTGGCTCTCGAACGGGCTCGAGCACACGAACATCCTCCCCACCCGGGTGAAGATCCGCCTGGGCGTGAAGGGCACCGACGGCAAGGAGCAGCTCTTCGAGACGCAGGCGCGGATCGCCATGATCCGCCCCTTGGGCTTCTGACCATGCGCGCACACCGACACGAGCGCGGGGCCGCCCTGCTGGTCGCCATCTCCGCCATCGCCATCCTCACGGCGGTGTCGGTGGACCTCGCCTACAACACGCGCGTCTCGCTCCAGACCGCCGCCAACGCGCGCGACGAGCTGCGCGCCACCTACCTCGCGAAGAGCAGCCTGGCGCTCTCGCGGCTGGTGCTGAACTTCCAGCAGCGGCTCGACGCCGCCACCGGCGGTACCACTGCGAGCCAGGCCCCGCCCGGCCAGACCGGCGCCGCGACCGCCAAGACCACCTCCGGCACCGCGCAGCAGGGCGGTCCGCTCGCGGGGCTGACCAGCGCGCTCGGCGGCCTGCACATCTCGCTGCGCCTGTGGGAGCTCGTGCCCGTCGACTCGACCATGGCCGCGCTCTTCCTGGGCGGGGCCGGGGCGGGCGCGGCGCGGCCGCCGCTGGTGGGCGCCTTCGCGCCGGCGGCGGGCGGCGGGGGCCCCGCCGGCGCGGGCGCTCCTCCGGCGGCGGGGGAACCGGAGGGCGCACGCCGCGCCTTCGGCGACGTGCAGGGCTCGTTTCACGCCACGATCGAGGACGAGGACCGCAAGATCAACCTGCGCCAGCTCAACGGCCTGGCCTACCAGCAGTTCGGGCAGGCCCTGCGCCTGGCGCAGCTCGTGAAGGACCCGCGCTGGGACTTCCTCTTCGACGAGGACGACGCGAACGGCTTGCGCGTCGGCCGCAAGGAGACGTTCGGCGCCCTCAAGGACTGGGTGGATCCCGACGAGACCGGCGACGTCTTCACGGGCGACCCGACGAAGCCGTTCGAGAACGGGTACGGCGACGAGAACGCGCTCTACGACCGGCTCCCCGACCGCTACAAGGCGAAGAACGCGCCCTTCGACTCGCTCGACGAGGTGTACATGGTGGCCGGGATCACCGACGCCTTCATGGCCGCCTTCGGCGACAAGCTCACCGTCTACCCGGACCTGAGCGCCACGATCAACGTGAACACCGACGACCCCCAGCAGCTGCTCGTGAACGCGCTGCTCATGTCGGAACCGCCGGGCGTGCCGCAGACGGTGGTGCTCGACCCCGCCTTCCTGGGGAAGCTGCAGGCGACGCTGCTGCTCCTGCGCCCGCTGCCGTTCCTCTCGCTCACGCCGCAGCAGTTCGCGGGGGCCCTGACCTCCCTGGGGGTGAAGGTCGGGGCCACCTACACGCAGGCCAACAGCCCGCAGAACCTCTTCAGCGACCGCTCGTCCACCTTCCACGTCCGCGCCGTCGGCGTGGCGGGGGACGTGAAGAAGACCATCGACGCGGTCGTCACCTTCGATCGCCGCGCCGAGGGGCTGGCCCAGGACCAGGGCCGCCTCCTCCACTGGCGCGAGGAGTAGCCATGCCGCAGCGCATCCTCGGACTCGACCTGGGGGCCACCGCCGCGCGGGCGGTGCTCCTCGAGAGCAGCTACCGCGGGTTCACCATCGCGGACGTCCGCGCCGCGCCCGTCGCGCCGGAGGCGGAGGGCGGGCCGCCCCTCCGCGAGCGGCAGCTGGCCGCGGCGGGGGCGCTCCTCGAGGACGGGCTCGCCTTCGACACGGCGCTGGTGGCGCTGCCCGGCCCCTCCGCCTCCCACGTCGTCTCGCTGCCGTTCACCGACCCCCGCCGCATCGAGCAGACGGTCGGCTTCGAGGTCGAGGGGCAGATCCCGTTCGATCTGACCGAGGTCGCCTGGGACTGGCAGGCGCTGCAGCTGGCCGAGGGCCGGGCGGACCTGCTGGTGGCGGTTGTGCGCAAGGAGGAGCTGGCGGCGCTGCTGGCCGGGCTCGCCCCGCTCGGCGTCGATCCGCGCGCCGTGCTGCCGCCGGGCCCCGCGCTGGCGGCGCTCTTCGGCGCGGGCGTGCTCGCCGGCGAGCTGGCCGCCGCGCCGGGCGAGGCCCCGCCGGCGGAGGCGGTGCTGGAGGTCGAGCCGGGCCGGGCCACGCTGGCGCTGGTGGCGGGCGGCGCCCTCGAGGGCGCCCGCACCTTCCCGCTCGGGGCGGCGATGCCGGTCGCGGCGCTGGCGCGCGAGGTGCGCTCCACCTTGCGCGCCTGGCGGCCGCGGGGCGGCGCCGCGGCGCGCCCGGTCGGCCGGCTGCTCCTCGCCGGCGAGGCGGCGCGGCTCCCCGGCCTCCCCGAGGCGTTGCAGGGCGAGGTGCAGGGACCCGTCGAGCCGCTCGCGCTCACGGGCCCGGCGGCCGAGCGCGTCCCGCCCGAGCAGGCGCCCGAGCTGGCGCTGGCGCTCGCCCTGGCGCTGCGGGGCCACCAGGGCGCGCGCGCCCCGCGGCTCAACCTGCGCCGCGGCGAGCTCGCCTACACCCGCGACTTCCAGCACGTGCGCGGGAAGGTGGTGCGGCTCGCCAGCTGGGCGGCGCTGGTGCTCCTGCTCGCCATGGTCTCGTCGGGGGTGAAGGTGTTCGCGCTCTCGCGGCAGGAGCAGCTCCTCGACCGCGCGCTCTGCGACGCCACCCAGAAGCTCGTGGGCAAGTGCTACGAGAACGACGAGCTGGCGGTGGCGGCGCTGCGCGGCAAGGGCACGCTGGCCGCCTCCATCCCGAAGAACTCGGCGCTGGACATCTTCACCGAGCTCTCGGTGCGCACGCCGCAGGACTTCTGGCTCAAGCTCGACCGCATCGAGATCACGCGCGACAAGCTGCACCTGCAGGGCGTCACCGACGCCGCCGAGAACGTGGACCGCGTGGTGACCGCGCTGCGCGGCTCGCGCTGCTTCGGCGACGCCCGCTCCGGCGGCGCGCGCAAGCGCTCCGGCGACGGCAAGTTCGAGTTCACCATCGACTCCGACCTCACCTGCGACACCGGCGAGAAGCCGGCCCCGAGGACGTGACCGTGGAGACGATCCGGAAGTGGAAGGCCGACCTCGAGGCGTGGTTCTCGCGGCTCGCCCCGCGCGAGCGGGTGATGGTGACCGCGGGGGCCATCGCGGTGGGCTGCTTCATCCTGTTCCTCACCTTCACCAAGGTGCAGCGCGGCATCGCCGCCCGCGAGGCGTCCGTCGACCGCAAGACGGAGGTCATCGCGCAGGTCGGGAAGCTGGCCGAGGGGTTCCGGCAGGCGCAGGCGGAGCGCGCCCAGCTGGAGGCGAAGCTCCGGGGGCCGCCGCTGCAGCTCATGAGCTTCGTGGCCCAGACCGGCCAGCGGCTCGGGATCGAGGTGACCGACCTCCGCCCCGGCACGCCCGGGGCCGCGGGCACGGGGGCGGCCAACCCGGTGGCGGAGGAAACGGTCGAGGTGAACCTCGCCAAGCTCGAGCTGCCGAAGCTGGCGGCCCTCCTCCAGGAGCTGGAGCGCGGGCCGGGAGTGGTCAAGGTGCGGCGGCTGGCGCTGCGCACGCGCACCGACGACCCGAACGCCGTGGACGCCACCATCGTCGTCGCCACCTACCAGCTCAAGGGGTGATCGCCGTGGACCTCGATCTCAAGCTCAAGCCGTGGCAGCGCTGGGCGGCGTACGGCCTCTTCGCGGCGGTGGCCTTCCTCGTCGCCCTGCGCCAGACGTTCCCCACCGAGGCGGTCAAGGAGCGGCTCGTCATGGAGGCGGCCGCCCAGGGGTGGCAGATCCGCGTGGCCGACGTCGGCCCGGCCGGCTTGCTCGGCGTGGCGATGACGAGCCTGTCCCTCGAGTCGCGCGAGGGGGTGCGCATCCCGGTCGAGCGGCTCGAGGCGACGGTGCGCCCCTGGTCGCTCCTGCGCGGCCGCCGCGGCTTCTCCTTCGACGCCGCGCTCTTCGAGGGGCGCGTGAAGGGGTACGCGGAGGAGGGCGGCGCCACGCGCCGGGTGAAGGCGGCGCTGGCCGGCCTCGATCTCTCGCGCGCGGTGCCGCTGCGGACGGCGACCGGGGTCGATCTGGCCGGCCTGGTGAGCGGCGACGTCGACCTCACCCTGGACGACGCCGAGCCGGCGAAGAGCTCCGGGCACGTCGACCTGGCGGTGCAGCGGGCGGCCGTGAACGGCGGCGCGCTGCCCATCCCCGGCATGGGCGGCGCGCTGACCCTGCCCCGCGTCGCGCTCGGCCAGCTCTCGGCGCACGCCACGGTGAAGGACGGGAAGCTCACCTTCGAGCAGCTGGAGACCAAGGGGGACGACCTGGAGCTGAACGGCGGCGGGCTCTACTGCGTGCTGCAGCCGCGCCTCGCCTTCTCGCCCATCTTCGGCAAGCTCTCCGTCCGCTTCCGCGACGCGTTCTGGCAGAAGAGCGGCACCGCCGGGTTCAAGAGCCTGGCGGAGATGGCGCTCGCGCCCGCGCGCGGGCGGGACGGCGCCTACGGCTTCCAGATCTTCGGGACGCTGTCCCAGCCGCAGGCGCGCCTGGCGCCTTGAGCGGCCCGCGCCCCCGCGCCCCGGGCAGCCCCGGGAGCGACAGCAGGATCTCGGCGGTGCGGTGGGGGCACTCGAGCTGCGGGCAGTGGCCGCAGTCCGGCACCGGCTCGTAGCGCACGCCCCGGAGCCGCTTCAGGTAGAAGGCGCGGCAGCCGTCCGGGATGAGGCGATCCCGC
The genomic region above belongs to Anaeromyxobacter diazotrophicus and contains:
- a CDS encoding PilN domain-containing protein; the encoded protein is MPQRILGLDLGATAARAVLLESSYRGFTIADVRAAPVAPEAEGGPPLRERQLAAAGALLEDGLAFDTALVALPGPSASHVVSLPFTDPRRIEQTVGFEVEGQIPFDLTEVAWDWQALQLAEGRADLLVAVVRKEELAALLAGLAPLGVDPRAVLPPGPALAALFGAGVLAGELAAAPGEAPPAEAVLEVEPGRATLALVAGGALEGARTFPLGAAMPVAALAREVRSTLRAWRPRGGAAARPVGRLLLAGEAARLPGLPEALQGEVQGPVEPLALTGPAAERVPPEQAPELALALALALRGHQGARAPRLNLRRGELAYTRDFQHVRGKVVRLASWAALVLLLAMVSSGVKVFALSRQEQLLDRALCDATQKLVGKCYENDELAVAALRGKGTLAASIPKNSALDIFTELSVRTPQDFWLKLDRIEITRDKLHLQGVTDAAENVDRVVTALRGSRCFGDARSGGARKRSGDGKFEFTIDSDLTCDTGEKPAPRT
- a CDS encoding prepilin-type N-terminal cleavage/methylation domain-containing protein, yielding MRRRGFTLLEVMVALALLAAALVAVADLCGNALRNHAYARDLSAATLLARGKLAELEQKYEDQGFKDFNEDEEGDFSDAGRPDMRWKLELVKPASDLSAEQLMAMLAGTSDVDQLMARVMGGLGGAAGAGSSGSSGASGPTGATSATPLAGVVTNLLKTQLTAFGEIVKKSLREMRFTISWRDGAVPRGFTVTTHLLVLNPRAPNNARGDNPEVPPNLGSAAAATPGAIPPRTGAGATTGATTGVTR
- a CDS encoding type II secretion system protein is translated as MRTRRRQQEGFTLIELMIVIAVVGVLSAAAVPSIRAVTGASARGAAGELAGAARYLFDTAALRHQTCRLALDLDHASWWPECAPGRAAVPRAGDRAPPPEDTAALDDRFPDERDAEKRKLLARSRFGEFKDRLSKKRSLPGSAGFAEVWSAHQRDPVSKGMAYVYFYPSGRAEPSRIAIADGDNVYSVVTEAFTGRARVVTGKPELPRS
- the gspF gene encoding type II secretion system inner membrane protein GspF; the encoded protein is MPVFEYKALDARGKSIEGLKEADSPKTLRQVLRRENVFLTEVLGQKEAAAAAKRDVSMRRWVGGRINAGDVAITTRQLAVLVGAGVPLVEALGALVDQVDHERMKRVVSDVRQRVNEGSPLADAMAAQGKVFSNLYVNMIRAGESSGALELVLVRLADFTESQARLRSKIVGTLTYPAAMLGIATVIMGILFTVVIPKITKIFDDSKVTLPWTTKALIGFSTTVHDYWWLFFLLAAGAVALFLRWRETPAGRAVWDRRVLTFPIFGSLIRQIAIARFSRTLATLLKSGVPLLTSLDIVRNIVGNVRLAQVIDESREAIKEGESIAAPLKRSGEFPPLVYHMVAIGERSGQLEEMLTNVANAYDAQVETKVGALTALLEPFMIVGMGVAVAFIVFSILMPILQINTLAGGS
- the gspE gene encoding type II secretion system ATPase GspE, which gives rise to MTDLTADPFTFSTPLAPAAAPGLEGRPLGEILVQQARLAPERLEEALAAQRGEHAGQRLGEILVRMRAVSEEDVLRALAAQLELPFLERVDAEAPAAELAKKIPINFAKTARVLPLGPAAGGATRVAVADPLDTAALDQLSILLGTALEPELATSQAVLDAINSVYDRAADEHDKIMEGLETEDLESVAHELEEPTDLLEADDEAPIIRLVNSLLFRAVKERASDIHINPEERDLSVRYRIDGELREVIRPPKRIQAALGSRIKIMGGLNIAEKRLPQDGRIRIKIAGKDVDIRLSTVPTAHGERIVMRLLDKSNVLLDLEQIGFEPWQLEIMDTLITRSHGIVLVTGPTGSGKTTTLYAGLSKINSPNLNILTIEDPVEIQLQGVGQVQVNPKIDLTFASGLRSFLRQDPDVILVGEIRDLETAEIAIQASLTGHLVFSTLHTNDAAGAMTRLADMGVQPFLVASSLVGVLAQRLVRVLCPDCKKAYAPTQEELDQASITPAILAKAGSPEVLYKAQGCPACQHTGYQGRTGIYELMLVDDDVRQLILKNVDSGTIKKAAVERGMMTLLEHGAYKVARGITTAAEVLSVTAEDIH
- the gspG gene encoding type II secretion system major pseudopilin GspG translates to MRSRKLASKAAQRGMTLIEIMVVITILGLIAAAVAVNVVGQLSDAKIKQAKTDLHTLENCLDLYKVDKGRYPTSEEGLQAVVAAGKCKAGLKDPWQHDYVYFYPGQVHADGFDIKSYGADGQPGGEGENADIVNP
- the gspD gene encoding type II secretion system secretin GspD, which produces MRKLLLLLAAVPALARPQSAAAPPYPGAPPPPPPGAAQSPGAQSSAARAALQAQQQAQQAQPQLPAPAPAPRGVRPGPRVQSTPGAPAGTAAGAGAVAPPGAAGGTAHADGVCKPMEGKFLLAFNKADIVDVLEQASRWTCRNFAYTDDVARGKISLLSKTPVTADEAYAAFLAALTANNIAVYPSGRYHKLVRIADAKKTAIPTYLDDGSVAPATEQPITKLFRLRFADPDQLRGIMGNFTSPQGADIQSIPPDVLIITDLGLNIRRIERMLEALDRPGSGELIRFIQVRYAAARDLADKVNQVFQATPGQAGKPGRRPVIGGVATGTPGAPAPAPAPGGAEDGALSISKVMADERTNKLVVIADDKSFQRVKDLVDQLDVPTSGEGQIHVIFMRNATAEDLAQTLSALAQGQASARKSGTPGAPAGIAPQPFQPVQAAAGAGGTPGVTTAALFSGEVKVTADKVANALIVLASGSDFATIQRLVDKLDRPRRQVFVEAVILEVNLQDEKQFGVSAHTAIPYKTSDGTGYIPLGSETGRINSFSPTSIVQLGGFLTGLVGPTSAELSSVLPGVPSLSVLVQALQTNSDVNVISTPHILASDNEDAEITVGQNVPFQAGYSALSSLGSAATSSGTNTSNVSGLLGLGGISSLVAPIQRQNVELRLRIKPQITEGDNVRLQIDEQTEEIASKDPQLGPTTAKRTVKTNISVKDQSTIVIGGLIQDRTIQSVHKTPLLGDIPVLGWLFRDNVTTKTKTNLLLFLTPYIIRDQSDYRRIYERKRREQQEFLQAFYGEPSKYEPTVEYDRKTGPYTKLRKDVELEGLRLENGGPGAPGESAITPGGRGGPLAPASPAPASPAPGATPPPPAAPPAPAPGAAPPAEGPGAAPAPAPAPEASPSEPAPQAPSP
- a CDS encoding type II secretion system protein GspJ, whose amino-acid sequence is MSRRGFTLIEVMIAVAITAVIGVMIMGAFQRTYATKELTEAQEERFGSARVTLTRLARELSEAFLSDHYDLTRFPRERPTLFRGKDGGAQDDLLFATMSHERLSRDVKESDQAVVEYTVEPDPDRQGESALFRREKARLDEEPDRGGEKAVVCEHVSTFDVQYWDWKKQEWAREWLSNGLEHTNILPTRVKIRLGVKGTDGKEQLFETQARIAMIRPLGF
- a CDS encoding type II secretion system protein GspK, producing the protein MRAHRHERGAALLVAISAIAILTAVSVDLAYNTRVSLQTAANARDELRATYLAKSSLALSRLVLNFQQRLDAATGGTTASQAPPGQTGAATAKTTSGTAQQGGPLAGLTSALGGLHISLRLWELVPVDSTMAALFLGGAGAGAARPPLVGAFAPAAGGGGPAGAGAPPAAGEPEGARRAFGDVQGSFHATIEDEDRKINLRQLNGLAYQQFGQALRLAQLVKDPRWDFLFDEDDANGLRVGRKETFGALKDWVDPDETGDVFTGDPTKPFENGYGDENALYDRLPDRYKAKNAPFDSLDEVYMVAGITDAFMAAFGDKLTVYPDLSATINVNTDDPQQLLVNALLMSEPPGVPQTVVLDPAFLGKLQATLLLLRPLPFLSLTPQQFAGALTSLGVKVGATYTQANSPQNLFSDRSSTFHVRAVGVAGDVKKTIDAVVTFDRRAEGLAQDQGRLLHWREE